The Coregonus clupeaformis isolate EN_2021a chromosome 26, ASM2061545v1, whole genome shotgun sequence genome window below encodes:
- the LOC121540440 gene encoding KN motif and ankyrin repeat domain-containing protein 1, protein MKKNDADKQGNRGGAKKNLKFVGVNGGYETTSSEDESSEEEKEEAGEEEVDSSENEEQQEEQEKEEGAGATQAQEAGAQAGKTEGQEDPQDPENSQALLEEQPAAAGETIDKGFMEACHYIKDRMAEVVTPDKEMRHVLMVLYQEWFRVSSQKDSLADTVTLYLREVGITTPTLLRYIVNLADGNGNTALHYSVSHSNFPVVKLLLDTGLCEVDIQNKAGYTAVMLASLTAADRSEDMEVALQLLRQGDVNARARQAGQTALMLSVSHGRTAMVRLLLSCQADLNIQDKDGSTALMCACEHGHTEIARVLLESGHCDTSLTDKDGQSALSVVVAASNAELVDLLKSHSDSTTTQASNPSTTSLPPSSPSLTPPTLDPLYPGPLSLDQRRLVGGAIGGRAHCNGWSGMNCHCHGPYPFPDCLEDSQRLYSPPLPISPHRPELSSQIGLLDLSHREPE, encoded by the exons ATGAAGAAGAACGATGCTGACAAGcaggggaacagaggaggagccAAGAAGAACCTAAAGTTTGTGGGAGTCAACGGAGG GTATGAGACTACCTCCAGTGAGGACGAATCcagtgaggaggagaaggaggaggcaggggaggaggaggtggacagCTCTGAGAATGAGGAGcagcaggaggagcaggagaaggaggagggagctGGAGCAACTCAGGCCCAGGAAGCAGGGGcccaggctgggaagacagaGGGCCAGGAAGACCCCCAGGACCCAGAGAACAGCCAGGCACTCCTGGAGGAGCAGCCAGCTGCAGCAGG GGAGACGATAGATAAGGGCTTCATGGAAGCGTGTCACTACATTAAGGATCGTATGGCAGAAGTGGTGACCCCTGATAAAGAAATG AGACATGTCCTGATGGTATTGTACCAGGAGTGGTTCCGTGTGTCCAGTCAGAAGGATTCTCTGGCCGACACCGTCACCCTCTACCTGAGAGAGGTGGGCATCACCACTCCAACTCTGCTGCGTTACATTGTGAACCTGGCCGACGGTAACGGCAACACAGCGCTCCACTACAGCGTGTCCCACTCCAACTTCCCTGTGGTCAAACTGCTGCTGGACACAG gtctgtGTGAGGTGGACATCCAAAACAAGGCGGGCTACACAGCAGTGATGCTGGCCTCCCTAACAGCTGCTGATAGatcagaggacatggaggtggcTCTGCAGCTGCTGAGACAGGGAGATGTCAACGCCCGCGCCCGCCAG GCAGGGCAGACGGCTCTGATGCTATCGGTTAGCCATGGTCGTACAGCCATGGTGCGGTTGCTGCTGAGCTGCCAAGCTGACCTCAACATTCAGGACAAAGATGGTTCGACCGCACTCATGTGTGCGTGTGAGCACGGTCACACCGAGATCGCTCGGGTGCTACTGGAGTCTGGACACTGTGACACCAGTCTCACAGACAAG gatggTCAGAGTGCTCTGTCGGTGGTGGTAGCGGCCTCCAATGCTGAGCTAGTTGACCTTCTCAAGTCCCACTCAGACTCCACCACCACCCAGGCCTCCAACCCCTCCACCACCTCTCTTCCCCCCAGTAGCCCCTCTCTAACCCCACCCACCCTGGACCCACTATACCCCGGACCGCTTTCCCtggaccagaggaggctggtgggtggagctataggaggacgggctcattgtaatggctggagtggaatgaa ctgcCACTGTCATGGACCATACCCTTTTCCAGACTGTCTGGAGGACAGTCAAAGGCTGTATTCACCACCACTGCCTATATCTCCCCACCGACCAGAGCTCAGCTCACAGATAGGCTTACTGGACCTGAGCCACAGGGAACCAGAATAG